The sequence TGTTCCAGAGCCTGGGCGAGCGCATCAACACCTTCGTGAAGTACCTGCTGCACCGCGCCAAGAGGGGGCTGGGCATGCGGCGCGCCGACGTGTCCATGGCCAACATGGTGCTCATCGGCTTCTTCTCCTGCATCAGCACGCTGTGCATCGGCGCCGCCGCCTTCTCCTACTACGAGCACTGGACCTTCTTCCAGGCCTACTACTACTGCTTCATCACGCTCACCACCATCGGCTTCGGCGACTACGTGGCGCTGCAGAAGGACCAGGCGCTGCAGACACAGCCGCAGTACGTGGCCTTCAGCTTCGTGTACATCCTCACGGGCCTCACGGTCATCGGCGCCTTCCTCAACCTCGTGGTGCTGCGCTTCATGACCATGAACGCCGAGGACGAGAAGCGCGACGCGGAGCACCGCGCGCTGCTCACGCGCAACGGGCaggcgggcgggggcggcgggggcggcgggggcgcgggcgcgggcggcaGCGCGCACACCACCGACACCGCCTCGTCCACGGCCGCGGCCGGGGGTGGCGGCGGCGGCTTCCGCAACGTGTACGCCGAGGTGCTGCACTTCCAGTCCATGTGCTCGTGCCTCTGGTACAAGAGCCGCGAGAAGCTGCAGTACTCCATCCCCATGATCATCCCGCGGGACCTCTCCACGTCCGACACGTGCGTCGAGCAGAGCCACTCGTCGCCCGGAGGGGGCGGCCGCTACAGCGACACGCCCTCACACCGCTGCCTGTGCAGCGGGGCGCAGCGCTCGGCCATCAGCTCCGTGTCCACGGGCCTGCACAGCCTGTCCACCTTCCGCGGCCTCATGAAGCGCAGGAGCTCCGTGTGAACGCCCCCGCGGGGGCCTGGAGCACCTGGgagtggcggggggcggggggcgggaggaggCCCCATGGGattctccccacacccctcacACCCTCCCCCCGGTACCCCCATCTCCAACTGTGCCTGCTCGCGCACCAGCTGGCAGGAGCCCGGGCTCTGAGGATGTCTCCAGACATCCGCGCCCCGCAAATTCCAAGAAATGtgaaaggtggggggtggggggtgggggagggaaggcagaagcTCGGAGCCTCCCATCCCTCTGGAAATCTAAGGAGCTCCCCAGTTCTCAGAGGCCCTGCTGGTACCCagaccacccacccccccaccaacctcctcCATCCGGAGGGAACTTCGTGTTCCGTGTAAGTTTGCATCTCTATTTATAcctctgtcctgccaggtctcctACCTTCCCGAGGCTTCAAAGGCCAGGGTGTCTTTGTTCAGGTCACCCCCACTCAGCCCCACTCCCCATCCTCATCCCCAGCTGTGTCTCCCAACCTCCCACTACCTTTTGTGTTGTTTTGCATGGCTTTGCAGTTAATGGAGAAAGTGGAAACCCAGCAGTCCCAGAGCTAGTCCCCAGAAGGCAGGCAGACTGAAGCAAGAACAGGCAGGCTGTaggagggacagggaagggagggggaggcagagcgCCCACCCCCCGGTCTGCAGGGTGGTGGATGAGAGTTCACTGGCTTCCAACCACATCGGGCTAAGACCAGTCTAGCCTCAGACACTGCCCTTAGAATCAAACAGGACACTTCACCCTCGCTGTCCCCAGCCACTACTGACGACGACCAGCTCTTCAATCTGCAGAATGAGTTTCAGCCTTTGAACACCCTGTCCTGACTACTCATTCATTCTCACAGCACCCTGGTTAGATCATCAGGGCAGGAGTTCtcacccccatttcacagatgacacGGACACCCAGACAGGCGACGTGCCTTGCCCAGGGTGACACAGATGGCAAGAGGCCCAAGGGAACGAGAATCCAGGCTGCTTGTTCTGAGCCTCGGCTCCCTTTCCTTAGGACTCCTCTGCTGGCTGCTGAAAGCGAGGCTCCTGCCCAGCGCACCCAGGCATTGTATGAGCCCCTGGGGCTTCAACCAGAACCAGACCTCAGGATGGAGCTGGTGTCGGGGCTCAGCCTCTATGCGACCTGGCCAGAAGGCAGGCCTTCTGAATGGGCCCCTGAGGCTGGATAGGAGCCCTCAGTTCCTGGACTGCCTGCTTACAGACCAAGAAGCAGGCCTGAGGTTCGTGGAAGAAAGGCTAGGAGCCAGGCCTGTGGGAGTTGGGGAATGGGGCAGAATGAGCTAGAAATGTTAGGCGCATCCTACTGGGACATCATCCCTGGCTGCGCAGCTGGTATTGGTGCCTGTATCCCAGGTAGTGGAGATAAATTAAGGCTGCAGCAAGGACCGCCCCTTCCAGGTAGGGAGTTTGGACCTGGCGGGCCTACTGCCTACCCCGCCTGCATCCAGAAACCTCGGGTGCAGAGCTGCAGAGGGAGGTGAGGCCCTAGACGCCACTGTTGGGTCTATAGCTGGAGCTGGCCCTATGTCTCTGGGCAGCCTCAAGGGGTGGGCAGGGGCGCTTCTTCCCATTCaagactgccccccccccttgTTGTGCCCATGTCAGCCCTCCACCACGGCTGAGCAAGATCAGCCCAGGTATTCGGGGAAGCTGGAGTGGGGGACCCACAGGGCACTTGGCCTTAGCCAAACCCCTGCCACGGGCTCCAGCCTTTGGGAATCCCGAGAGAGGAGCAGTCTAGCCTGTGTGTGAGTCCTGTCTCTGTGTGGAGTTGCTGGCTGGCTGCCCAAGTGCCAAGGAGAAGAAGGCCCGGGACCCGGGGtgccctctgtgtctctgtgtggggGTGCGGGGCAGTGTTGGCTGCCTCTGTCCTGTGTGTGACCCTGCCCTCGAGGGGTCCTGTCCCGTCAGTCCCGAGGGAGCCACAACCAAAGTCACAGGGAGATGGTGAGGAAGGAGGCCCAGGGTCCTCCACAGAGCACGGCAGACTGCTCGGTCTCCAACTGGGTGTTTCCCAGGGAGCTGGAAGGCCAGCGTTGCTTCCCCCCTCACGCCCTCCCACTGCAGGCAGCCTCTCTGCTTCCCCAATGCCTTATGCCTGGGCACACTGCCACAGAATATGCAATACGTGTGGGTGAAGGCCCCCACGCCCACACCCCACCCCGGGCAGCCCCTGGACCCCAAAGGCTACGGCTGCCACAGCCTCCCTTCCGCCCCTCCTGCCTATCTGTCTTCACACTGAGAATGGCGTCTAATAAATGCTGTCCATGGAGACCGGGCTCAGGCTCAGCTGCCTCTGTATCATGTACCCTTGGCACTGCCAGGGAGCGACCATGTACCCCGCTGAGGTCTACAGACACACCTAGCTGACGCACCTCAGGCTGACCAAAGCCTTTGCTTCAGGGGCCTTAGGAAGAAACCTGGGGGAACCCTGCCGTCCCTTTTGTAATTTCCTCCAAGATTCAGATTTTCTCAGTATCATCCTGGAACGCCTCTGAGAGCAAGATAAGACCTTTGAAGACAGATCACCTGGTCCAGTCGTCCTCTTGTACGTGAGTacacagaagcccagagagggcaagtCACTTGCCGTGAGTCACACAGAAATGACTGGCAGGCCCAGTATTAGAACCAGACTGAGAATTCCAAATCCAGTGTTCCCACTCCTCATGCAGCCTGCAGAGTCTGGCTGGACGCACCCCAGCTGACAGGGACCGCTTCCTGTCTGCCAGAGTGGAGATTCTCTTCTCTACCAGCGGGGACTCCCGGGATTAGGGGTCTGATTGacacaaaaatgtcttttcaaaggAAGACACATCACAAGCACCTGTCTTCGGGGTATATTTCTGGGTGCGGAGGGATAACTCAGTTGGGACTGGGCCCCAGATCCCAGAACAGATTCGGGGAGAAGAAGCGCCCTCCCAGCTGGTGCCAGAAGCTTCCAGATGTCACTGTGGATGGCCCACAGTAACACCTTGTCCACCACAACCCCATTTCTATCTATCTGCATGACTTTCTGCCTACCTATCTtttgtgaaataatatttaatccCGACTATAGCCAATGCCGCATTCTAGTACTTTCTATTCTAGTTCGTGTTATAAAATGCTGGTCACAACCCACTAAACTGATTTCTCTGTCCACTAATGGTTTGCTCCCTACAGGTCAAAATGCTCCAGGGAAATAAAAGGGGAGGGGTAGGTAGGGGCAACTTCTCCAAGTGCCCACATCTACTCACTTGGATTACCTGACGTATACAGGGAGAAACCTATTTATTGGGGGTTCAGAGTTCAAAGAAAGAGGTGATGGCACCCGGACTCCTCTCTGGTCTTCATGGGACAGTGTTCCTCACACCTGCTGgtgggctcctggctggcccaCAGCTCTGAGCGTGGTTGTGGCAGAACTGGACGTTAGTCCCTCTTGGCTCCCCCACACCTAAGACTACCCCATCCATAGCCAGGGCTTCCTGCCCATGGCCcagctgtctctgtctttcttagCAAAGCTAAATGCAACAATAGAAATGATGTCATTTCTGAGGTCGGCAGGGACCAGCACAAGGTTGCTTCTACTTTCTTAAGTAGCTCTTACGGGACATAAATATGCTGACACCtgccctcctttcttcctcaccAGCGGCAAAATAATCAGAACTTGAAGGAATCCCCAAGGGGCTACATTCACCCCAGTCTTCCAAAGTGATCGGAATGATGGAGGTGATGaccctctccccagcaccccGCCCTTAGCTCCTACAGACTCAGAACCATCTGGAGAACTACCGTGGTCTCTTTTCCCTCATGGGATGCCATCCCCAACCTCCTCACTTCCGCCCAGCATCGGAGACATCCTgcactaaaaaatatatatacagcaaaacaaaaatagaaaaccagCACCGCAGAGTGGATGTGGGGTATAAATATACCAAGATCCCCGCTGATGTGGCTAATCTGTGTAAGCTTCAGATAGACACAGAATCTTCCTGTGAGCCTACAGAGAAAGGCGTGCAATGACAGCTCCTCCCCAAATGGGTCCCAAATGTGGTATGCTTTGTGCGAAAAGAGTTCCATGGGCATACAAATCTGGGGATATGCAGCACACGTCACTTACGCATGGAGCTTCCTGAGCGATCTTGGCTTAGTAAAGGTTAGGAAAACCCCGCAGCAAACACGGCCGTTTACCTGTACTTAACTTAGCCTTCCCCAAGTTAGTTCATAGTACCAGACCCCTCTGCATGCTGTCTCCGCACAGCCTGGGTTCACAGAGCACGCTTTGGGACATGCCGATCGAGTGAAATCTGTCTCATCGAGAGGCTTGTCCTTCCCACACAGTAAATTCTAAAAGGAGTTTTGCTTCTAAGTCCTTCTGTAACTGAGGACCATGACCTTTGCAAAATACATATGTTATTCTCAATCATGTGTCCACTCAAACCAAGGCTCGGAGCAGCTCACTTGCCAGGATCAAGCCGAGgatcagtggcagagctgggatctgagcccAGAACCAATGGCCCCCAAGCTCTCACCCACCTCAGTGTGTCCTTTCACAGAGCTGTCAGGACATGTCATTTCTAATTCAGAACCTTGGTGAGAGGGGATACTATGAAGCTAAAAATGTCACCCTCCAAAGATGGCGGATGCCAATGGAGCTAAGAAATCCTGTCCCGCCTGaggccctcccacctcccactgaAGACCATCTAGATCTTTCTACAGGCTCAGCACGAGCCCCCGCCAAGCCCCCAACATCCCTACTACTTAACTCAGGAAGCCAACACCAGGGGAAACTTCTGTAGGAAAATCGCCCATGTTGGCAATGCCAGCCTCCCAACCCAGGGCGCCTATGGCCATCTCCACTGAGAAGCATCAAGTAGGGGCCCCCTCTGACTCCCAGAGCTAGGTCCCGGTTGGAAGGCTGAGAAACCGTTTCCCAGGGGGTaggggggcagaaggagctgtCTACAGAGGACGCTGTCCCCTCCTCTTGGTGACGGTGATGCTGAAACACAGCCTTGGGCACCGCCATCACCTTTGGAAAActgcaaagacacacacacacaaagacacacaaacacacacacacacagacaccaagATCCCTGGCCCAGCTCCTCTTTTTCAGAGGAAGTGATTTTGGCTCACAGAGTGGAAGTGAGATGCTCAAGGTCGAGAAGCAAGATAACGATGCAGCCGGGATTAGTAACCAGAGAGGCTCACTTTCCactcccctacacacacacacacacacacacacacacacacacacacacgagtaggGCCCCAGATGAAAGTCGCTAATCTCTGAAGTTGAACCATTTGGATGCTGGAAATTTCCCACTTGCACCAGAAGACCCCTGCCCCCCAGTCTCCCAGCGGCAGGAGAGGAGCTTTGTGTGTGGTGTCACCCCCTTAGGCCAGGGGCTGTGATGGAATTGACCTCAGTGATCTT comes from Mustela nigripes isolate SB6536 chromosome 7, MUSNIG.SB6536, whole genome shotgun sequence and encodes:
- the KCNK3 gene encoding potassium channel subfamily K member 3; translated protein: MKRQNVRTLALIVCTFTYLLVGAAVFDALESEPEMIERQRLELRQQELRARYNLSQGGYEELERVVLRLKPHKAGVQWRFAGSFYFAITVITTIGYGHAAPSTDGGKVFCMFYALLGIPLTLVMFQSLGERINTFVKYLLHRAKRGLGMRRADVSMANMVLIGFFSCISTLCIGAAAFSYYEHWTFFQAYYYCFITLTTIGFGDYVALQKDQALQTQPQYVAFSFVYILTGLTVIGAFLNLVVLRFMTMNAEDEKRDAEHRALLTRNGQAGGGGGGGGGAGAGGSAHTTDTASSTAAAGGGGGGFRNVYAEVLHFQSMCSCLWYKSREKLQYSIPMIIPRDLSTSDTCVEQSHSSPGGGGRYSDTPSHRCLCSGAQRSAISSVSTGLHSLSTFRGLMKRRSSV